The following proteins come from a genomic window of Trichoplusia ni isolate ovarian cell line Hi5 chromosome 16, tn1, whole genome shotgun sequence:
- the LOC113501636 gene encoding protein halfway: MINGRYCIIDITAWVLTVYLLLHVPHIEMRVDDFEQQAQAQAREQPPASTETPVEEKVELNMGKCFHLPRSKCPAEPNCTKVGSMAVFCCDLDSARLKEALASSITQNTTYLHVLNASIDELDVSQAIFRRLSSMAFTDGNIDKIVGRFPKYSTVACLNISNNNLTSAKLQPPIQRPYAYLFNLSILDASANNLTEFPLSLVHSNRKISVDLSGNKYLPCKHFQKAMETNNSSLVTFINYKTTYCALDISFNWFKDVRIVQIDHLRVQKELNASCRNIKPANINCTCIPERLEFPGGEVTNMSVSVSVDCTQRNLTVMPTDLPMNTVKLNVSLNNITSLQPVADDASYEHLRQLIVDHNDIVNILELEGTKFIDNFMLFSIAYNKLKTIHTYVLSNRFDTTGPELSIAGNHIHCDCNTEKMLKPWLLENFKNIPDFKMLECDDNNKVVDLLEWKVCHTPRDWTDYIYYIIGLEVLILVLLISKVSYDYWVFKTAGYLPWPANKMPRLPCDWLCE, translated from the exons ATAACAGCATGGGTCCTGACGGTGTACTTACTGCTGCACGTGCCGCACATAGAGATGAGGGTGGACGACTTCGAGCAACAGGCGCAGGCGCAGGCCAGAGAG CAACCACCAGCATCAACGGAAACCCCAGTTGAGGAGAAGGTGGAGCTGAACATGGGCAAGTGTTTCCACTTGCCGCGCTCCAAGTGCCCCGCGGAACCCAACTGCACGAAGGTCGGCAGCATGGCCGTGTTCTGCTGCGACCTGGACAGCGCCAGGCTCAAGGAGGCACTGGCTTCATCCA TAACACAGAACACGACGTACCTGCACGTGCTGAACGCGAGCATCGACGAGCTGGACGTGTCGCAGGCCATTTTCCGGAGACTGTCTTCCATGGCGTTCACCGATGGCAACATTGACAAGATTGTCG GTCGTTTCCCCAAGTATTCCACGGTGGCCTGTCTAAACATCTCAAACAACAACCTGACCTCCGCCAAGCTGCAGCCGCCCATCCAGCGGCCGTACGCCTATCTCTTCAACCTGAGCATCCTGGACGCTTCGGCCAACAATCTCACCGAGTTCCCTCTCAGCCTCGTGCATAGCAACAGGAAGATTTCTGTTGATCTGTCCG GAAACAAATACCTGCCGTGCAAGCACTTCCAGAAAGCAATGGAGACGAACAACAGTTCTCTGGTGACCTTCATCAACTACAAGACGACGTACTGCGCGCTCGATATCAGCTTCAACTGGTTCAAAGATGTGCGGATCGTGCAGATCGATCATCTCAGGGTGCAGAAAGAG TTAAACGCGAGCTGCCGCAACATAAAGCCGGCGAACATCAACTGCACGTGCATCCCGGAGCGGCTGGAGTTCCCGGGCGGCGAGGTCACCAACATGTCCGTGTCCGTGTCCGTGGACTGCACGCAGCGGAACCTCACCGTCATGCCCACCGACCTGCCCATGAACACTGTCAAGCTGAATGTCTCGCTCAACAAT ATCACATCTCTCCAGCCGGTGGCTGACGACGCGTCGTACGAGCACCTGCGCCAGCTGATCGTGGACCACAACGACATCGTCAACATTCTGGAGCTGGAGGGCACCAAGTTCATCGACAACTTCATGCTCTTCTCCATAGCTTATAACAAACTGAAGACT ATCCACACGTACGTGCTGTCAAATCGTTTCGACACGACGGGCCCCGAGCTGTCGATAGCCGGCAACCACATACATTGCGACTGTAATACCGAGAAAATGCTAAAG CCGTGGCTTctagaaaacttcaaaaacatACCCGACTTCAAGATGCTGGAGTGCGATGACAACAATAAGGTGGTGGACCTTCTTGAGTGGAAGGTCTGTCACACGCCTCGCGACTGGACTGACTACATCTACTACATCATAGGGTTAGAGGTCCTCATACTGGTGCTGCTGATCAGCAAGGTGTCGTACGACTACTGGGTGTTCAAGACCGCCGGCTACTTGCCCTGGCCCGCGAACAAGATGCCCCGGTTGCCGTGTGATTGGCTGTGCGAGTAG